In Ruminococcaceae bacterium BL-4, one DNA window encodes the following:
- a CDS encoding D-alanyl-D-alanine carboxypeptidase, whose protein sequence is MGKKRTFLRRNRTKFVENENRKIMVSRRVLLILILIVVLAGIFLCYRSLQEIRIEEDQKTVSSQAIAKEPLDPSLLTVISSKFPCDKEEKPPQLTTVSGVSVNIKIADALKQFLAAAKKAGYSIQLKSGYINADDQEKLYQEKVSSLISGGGYTQVRAEAEAAKTVPPGNACEDALGLSFEVDGDSDFENSAAAKWLDNQCVFYGFIRRYPESKTEYTGMSGSFTHYRYVGEESAMKMRSYGMCLEEYVSYLKQSGTLS, encoded by the coding sequence ATGGGCAAAAAAAGAACATTTTTGCGCAGAAACAGGACAAAGTTCGTGGAAAATGAGAACCGGAAAATCATGGTTAGCCGTCGGGTCCTTTTAATCCTAATTTTAATCGTTGTTTTGGCCGGGATATTTTTATGCTATCGGTCTTTACAAGAAATTCGGATAGAAGAGGATCAGAAGACGGTTTCTTCGCAGGCGATTGCAAAAGAGCCGCTTGATCCTTCTCTTTTAACAGTCATTTCGTCAAAATTCCCCTGTGATAAAGAGGAGAAACCACCGCAGCTTACAACAGTTTCCGGCGTTTCAGTCAACATAAAGATTGCGGATGCTTTAAAACAATTTTTAGCAGCTGCTAAAAAAGCAGGATACTCCATTCAGCTTAAGAGTGGATATATCAATGCAGATGATCAGGAGAAACTTTATCAGGAGAAGGTTTCTTCTCTAATTTCTGGCGGCGGGTATACACAGGTTCGTGCTGAAGCCGAGGCGGCAAAGACTGTTCCGCCTGGAAATGCGTGTGAAGATGCTTTGGGATTGTCATTTGAGGTGGACGGAGATTCGGATTTTGAGAATAGCGCAGCGGCCAAGTGGCTCGATAATCAATGCGTTTTTTATGGATTTATCAGGAGATACCCGGAGTCTAAAACGGAATATACCGGAATGTCCGGCAGCTTTACTCATTATCGCTATGTCGGAGAAGAGTCGGCAATGAAGATGCGTTCTTATGGGATGTGTTTGGAGGAATATGTATCTTATCTGAAGCAGTCGGGTACACTCAGTTGA
- the rpmEA gene encoding ribosomal protein L31 (Evidence 2a : Function from experimental evidences in other organisms; PubMedId : 12682299, 15049826, 16014871, 16547061, 17163968, 17310068, 19648245, 20208344, 27561249; Product type s : structure) produces MKEGIHPQYKETTITCACGNVIHTRSTKENIRVEICSKCHPFFTGKQKLVDTSGRVDMFKKRYGIGK; encoded by the coding sequence ATGAAGGAAGGAATTCATCCCCAGTACAAAGAAACAACCATTACCTGCGCATGCGGAAATGTGATTCATACCAGATCCACAAAAGAAAATATCCGCGTTGAAATTTGCTCCAAGTGCCACCCGTTCTTCACCGGCAAGCAGAAGCTGGTGGATACCAGCGGTCGCGTTGATATGTTCAAAAAGCGTTATGGAATTGGCAAATAA
- a CDS encoding YigZ family protein has translation MRRLFLYERKNVFMEAYRTLQKSGERDFTEKKSRFIGYASPVSTEKEAQNFLQMIRKRHWDAKHNVSAYVLKDGIQHCSDDGEPQGTAGVPVMNVLLKNGVVNAMIIVTRYFGGVLLGTGGLVRAYSHTALLALENAGIVTMCPGKNLSLSCSYSQYGKVSALISQYGGKIDKSEFGAEVKLQFHIKSEGFQFFQTEFTEATSGAICVKIEGETYFCE, from the coding sequence ATGCGCCGCCTGTTTTTATATGAGAGGAAGAACGTTTTTATGGAAGCCTATCGGACTTTGCAAAAATCCGGAGAACGGGATTTTACGGAAAAGAAATCACGATTTATTGGATATGCGTCTCCCGTTTCTACGGAAAAGGAAGCACAGAATTTTTTGCAGATGATCCGTAAACGTCATTGGGATGCAAAGCACAATGTTTCGGCTTATGTGTTAAAAGATGGGATTCAACATTGCTCAGACGATGGAGAGCCACAGGGAACAGCAGGGGTTCCGGTGATGAATGTACTTCTTAAAAATGGTGTGGTCAACGCAATGATTATTGTAACCAGATATTTTGGAGGAGTTCTTCTGGGAACAGGAGGGTTGGTACGCGCTTATTCCCATACGGCGTTGCTTGCCTTGGAGAATGCCGGAATTGTTACCATGTGTCCTGGTAAAAATTTATCTCTTTCTTGCAGCTATTCTCAATATGGAAAAGTTTCTGCACTGATTTCTCAATATGGCGGCAAAATTGACAAGAGTGAGTTTGGGGCAGAAGTTAAATTGCAGTTCCATATTAAAAGTGAAGGATTCCAATTCTTTCAAACTGAATTTACAGAGGCAACGAGTGGTGCAATTTGTGTGAAAATAGAGGGAGAAACTTATTTTTGCGAATGA
- a CDS encoding Deoxyguanosinetriphosphate triphosphohydrolase-like protein, translating to MTVRERTQKIERQILSPYAAFSDQTRGRKRPEEDDDLRTPFQRDRDRIIHCKSFRRLKHKTQVFLAPEGDHYRTRLTHTLEVAQIARTIARALCLNEDLTEAIALGHDLGHTPFGHAGERALNQLCPGGFRHYEQSVRVVERVEKNGEGLNLTEEVLDGILCHTTGKQAETLEGQIVRVSDRIAYINHDIDDSERAGIIREEDLPQTITDLLGHSKSQRINTLVHSVVESSQHGKIEMEPEIEAPFDELRRFMFHSVYENPYAKSEEKKVPGIIGKLYEYFGEPGNLPEDMRRIETEDGLSRAVTDYIAGMTDQYAVEKFMEIYIPKAWNR from the coding sequence ATGACAGTACGGGAGAGAACACAGAAGATTGAGAGACAGATTTTATCTCCATATGCGGCATTTTCCGATCAGACGAGAGGCCGTAAGCGTCCAGAAGAAGACGATGATTTGCGCACGCCGTTTCAAAGAGACAGAGACCGGATTATCCACTGTAAGTCTTTTCGCAGGCTGAAACATAAAACACAGGTTTTCCTTGCACCAGAAGGGGACCATTACCGTACGCGGCTGACCCATACATTAGAAGTAGCACAGATTGCAAGAACTATTGCAAGGGCGTTGTGCCTGAATGAAGATCTCACCGAAGCGATTGCTTTGGGACACGATTTAGGACATACTCCGTTTGGACATGCAGGAGAGCGCGCACTTAATCAGCTTTGTCCCGGAGGATTCCGTCACTATGAGCAAAGTGTTCGCGTGGTGGAACGTGTGGAAAAAAACGGAGAGGGACTGAATCTCACCGAAGAGGTATTAGACGGAATTTTGTGCCATACAACGGGAAAACAGGCAGAGACACTGGAAGGACAGATTGTGCGGGTCTCTGATCGAATTGCATATATTAACCATGATATTGATGATTCTGAACGTGCTGGGATTATTAGGGAAGAAGATCTGCCGCAGACAATTACCGATCTTTTGGGACACAGCAAAAGTCAAAGGATCAACACGTTGGTTCATTCCGTAGTGGAGAGCAGCCAACATGGGAAAATTGAAATGGAACCGGAAATTGAAGCGCCTTTTGATGAACTGAGACGCTTTATGTTTCATTCCGTCTATGAAAATCCGTATGCAAAGAGCGAAGAAAAGAAAGTTCCCGGAATTATCGGGAAGCTGTATGAATATTTTGGAGAGCCGGGAAATCTTCCGGAGGATATGCGCAGAATCGAGACGGAAGACGGGCTTAGCCGCGCAGTGACGGACTATATTGCCGGCATGACTGACCAGTATGCAGTCGAAAAATTTATGGAGATTTACATTCCAAAAGCGTGGAACCGCTGA
- the dnaG gene encoding DNA primase, with amino-acid sequence MPLPQEFLDELKSRSDLTEVASSYVSLKRQGRNLVGLCPFHNEKTPSFNIYPENGSFYCFGCGAGGDVITFVRKIENLDYMEAIRFLAQRAGMTVPEDAADNGLMKLRTRIYEINRETARYYHQMLLSPQGKKALDYLMSRALSMKTIRHFGLGYAPPGRFSLVDFLGKKGYKEDEIVSANLAFRGRSGHLIDRFYDRAMFPIIDLRGNIMAFGGRILGPGEPKYINSSDTPVYHKGRNLFALNFAKDSGQDNLILCEGYMDVIALHQAGFTNAIAGLGTALTPEQAKLISRYTGEVIASYDADSAGQKAASRSIPLLREAGLNVRILVVPNGKDPDEFIRSYGENGHARFQQLLDQCGNDVEYQLEKARRTVNVQTPDGKVAFLESAVKILATLDNPIEQEVYAGKLSEETHVERTTLLSQIKRQRQKQQKSKRKKEFRSFQQKRVGLKDSVNPEKQDKLRAAGAEEALLAYLIRYPEASLQIFQQLPPEKFSTSFNCRVYRVIMDRMKEGKSTDLTDLSSVFSPEEMGTLARILAKVADISMSRKDAQDYVKVILEEAQKQMLQKNSSEEDLLAYVEYLKEQKTRKQGD; translated from the coding sequence ATGCCGCTGCCACAGGAATTCTTGGATGAATTAAAATCACGCAGTGATCTAACAGAAGTTGCTTCTTCCTATGTTTCATTAAAAAGGCAGGGAAGAAATTTGGTTGGACTTTGCCCTTTTCATAATGAAAAGACGCCGTCCTTCAATATTTATCCGGAAAACGGTTCATTTTATTGCTTCGGCTGTGGCGCCGGAGGAGACGTGATTACGTTTGTCCGTAAAATTGAAAATCTCGATTATATGGAAGCAATCCGTTTCCTTGCACAGCGTGCGGGAATGACAGTTCCCGAAGATGCAGCAGACAACGGACTGATGAAGCTGCGGACCAGGATTTACGAGATCAATCGGGAGACTGCTCGCTATTATCATCAGATGCTGCTTTCTCCGCAGGGAAAAAAAGCGTTGGATTATCTCATGAGCAGAGCACTAAGCATGAAGACAATTCGCCATTTCGGATTGGGATATGCACCGCCCGGTCGATTTTCTCTGGTGGATTTTCTCGGGAAAAAGGGATATAAAGAAGACGAAATCGTGAGTGCAAATCTCGCTTTTCGTGGACGCAGCGGCCATTTGATCGATCGTTTCTATGACCGTGCGATGTTTCCAATTATTGATCTAAGAGGGAACATTATGGCGTTTGGTGGAAGAATTCTCGGCCCCGGGGAACCCAAATACATAAATTCCAGTGATACGCCGGTTTATCATAAAGGAAGAAATCTGTTTGCTCTCAATTTTGCAAAAGATTCGGGGCAAGATAACTTGATCCTTTGCGAAGGCTATATGGATGTAATCGCGTTGCATCAGGCGGGTTTTACAAATGCGATTGCAGGCCTTGGAACTGCACTGACCCCAGAGCAGGCAAAGCTGATTTCTCGCTATACAGGGGAAGTAATCGCTTCTTATGATGCGGATTCTGCAGGGCAAAAGGCAGCTTCGCGCAGTATTCCCCTTTTGAGAGAAGCAGGACTGAATGTGCGGATTTTAGTAGTACCGAACGGCAAAGATCCAGATGAATTTATCCGCTCTTATGGAGAGAATGGACATGCTCGTTTTCAGCAGCTTTTGGATCAGTGCGGCAACGACGTAGAATATCAGTTGGAGAAAGCGCGTCGTACAGTCAATGTTCAGACACCGGACGGAAAAGTTGCTTTTTTGGAAAGTGCCGTAAAAATTTTGGCAACGCTTGATAATCCGATTGAACAGGAAGTTTACGCTGGAAAACTGTCTGAAGAGACGCATGTGGAGCGGACGACACTTTTAAGTCAGATAAAAAGACAGCGTCAGAAACAACAGAAATCCAAGAGAAAAAAAGAATTCCGTTCTTTTCAGCAGAAAAGGGTTGGTCTCAAAGATTCTGTGAATCCGGAAAAGCAGGATAAGCTGCGGGCAGCAGGGGCGGAAGAAGCGCTGCTTGCCTATTTAATTCGTTATCCAGAGGCTTCTTTACAGATTTTTCAGCAATTACCGCCGGAAAAATTCAGTACTTCCTTTAATTGCCGTGTATATCGGGTAATTATGGACAGAATGAAAGAGGGAAAATCTACAGATTTAACAGATTTATCGTCTGTTTTTTCTCCGGAAGAAATGGGAACTCTTGCGAGAATCCTTGCGAAAGTTGCGGACATTTCTATGAGCCGGAAAGACGCTCAAGATTATGTAAAGGTAATTCTGGAAGAAGCGCAAAAACAGATGCTGCAGAAAAATTCCAGTGAAGAGGACCTTTTAGCATATGTTGAATATTTGAAAGAACAGAAAACAAGGAAACAGGGGGATTAA
- the sigA gene encoding RNA polymerase major sigma-43 factor (sigma-A) (Evidence 2a : Function from experimental evidences in other organisms; PubMedId : 12455702, 12682299, 14527287, 15060039, 15670950, 28648455; Product type f : factor): MTVTPTPDKKTVIRELIEQGKSKGQLSTKEILDAIGELDFEPEQLEKFYDTLESQGVEIIEDFGTENLDDINLNLSPEDSSADTGVGSESISVDDPVKVYLKEIGRVPLLSPEEEIDLAIRISDGDETAKKRLAEANLRLVVSIAKRYLGRGMQFLDLIQEGNLGLIKAVEKFDYTKGFKFSTYATWWIRQAITRAIADQARTIRIPVHMVETINKVKKVSSQLLHANGREPTAEEISAELNMPVEKVREIMRVAQEPVSLETPIGEEEDSHLGDFIPDDDAPAPADAASHIMLKEQLSNVLDTLTPREEKVLRLRFGLEDGRSRTLEEVGKEFNVTRERIRQIEAKALRKLRHPSRSKKLKDFLD; this comes from the coding sequence ATGACAGTTACACCAACACCGGATAAAAAAACAGTGATCCGGGAATTGATTGAGCAGGGTAAATCAAAAGGACAACTTTCAACCAAAGAGATTCTTGACGCGATTGGAGAGCTGGACTTTGAACCGGAACAGCTGGAAAAATTCTATGATACACTGGAGAGTCAAGGCGTTGAGATTATAGAAGATTTTGGGACGGAAAATTTGGATGACATCAATTTAAATCTTTCGCCAGAAGACAGCAGTGCTGATACTGGAGTCGGAAGCGAAAGTATTTCAGTTGATGATCCGGTTAAGGTTTACCTGAAAGAGATCGGGCGGGTTCCGCTGCTTTCTCCCGAAGAAGAGATCGATTTGGCTATCCGGATTTCCGATGGAGATGAAACAGCCAAAAAGCGTTTGGCAGAAGCAAACCTTCGTTTGGTTGTCAGTATTGCAAAGCGGTATTTGGGCCGTGGAATGCAATTTCTCGATTTGATTCAAGAAGGAAACCTGGGCCTGATTAAAGCAGTGGAAAAATTTGATTATACAAAAGGATTTAAATTTTCCACTTATGCAACTTGGTGGATTCGTCAGGCCATTACCCGTGCAATTGCCGATCAGGCGCGTACCATTCGAATTCCAGTTCATATGGTTGAAACAATTAATAAAGTGAAAAAAGTTTCGAGTCAGCTTCTGCATGCGAATGGCCGTGAACCTACTGCAGAGGAGATCAGTGCAGAACTTAATATGCCGGTAGAGAAGGTCCGTGAAATTATGCGAGTTGCACAGGAGCCGGTTTCATTGGAAACACCGATTGGTGAAGAAGAAGACAGTCATTTGGGCGATTTTATTCCAGATGATGATGCACCCGCTCCGGCAGATGCTGCTTCCCATATTATGCTCAAGGAACAACTTTCTAATGTACTCGATACGTTGACCCCCAGAGAAGAAAAAGTATTGCGCCTTCGCTTTGGTTTGGAAGATGGACGTTCCCGCACTTTGGAAGAAGTCGGTAAGGAATTCAATGTCACTCGTGAAAGAATTCGTCAGATTGAGGCAAAAGCTCTTCGTAAGTTGCGCCATCCAAGCCGCAGCAAAAAGCTGAAAGATTTTTTGGATTGA
- a CDS encoding Rrf2 family transcriptional regulator, which yields MAAMVMTLETDYAVRIMELLTKTNGKVGAGSISENTHVPQRFALKILRKLVSDGLIVSFKGAHGGYALARPADQITLREVLESVEGPYMISRCQQDEYCCAHSGSGAHCRFHKVYDEITEMVRKKLDSYTFAQICSSDDLSSEKDDNV from the coding sequence ATGGCGGCTATGGTCATGACTTTAGAGACGGATTATGCAGTTCGAATTATGGAACTGCTCACCAAGACAAATGGAAAAGTAGGCGCCGGCTCCATTTCAGAAAATACCCACGTTCCGCAGAGATTTGCCTTAAAGATCCTTCGAAAATTAGTATCGGATGGACTGATTGTTTCATTCAAAGGGGCTCATGGTGGTTATGCGCTGGCGCGTCCTGCTGATCAGATTACTTTGCGTGAGGTGCTGGAATCAGTGGAGGGCCCTTATATGATCAGTCGATGCCAACAGGATGAGTATTGTTGTGCGCACAGCGGCAGCGGGGCACATTGCCGGTTTCATAAAGTCTACGATGAGATCACTGAGATGGTCAGAAAAAAGCTTGACAGTTATACGTTTGCACAGATTTGCAGTTCGGACGATTTGTCATCAGAAAAAGATGACAATGTTTAA
- a CDS encoding membrane protein of unknown function (Evidence 5 : Unknown function), whose amino-acid sequence MNQKTNLTLEQSSNRIAIILFIDLLGQFLLAKIFPVSSFNIDQYLYATILNGCIFIVASQLLLKTSVKEVIKHQKKSHFSLIENILWIFFTVFLNFSLCALYSRRDAPPINAHLSQTWLFLLLAVFTGFYEEFIFRGVFLENLCESSGKVFAVIWTTVLFTFMHATQFPAPLIFGIMMGCLSVMNGNLLLPIAAHIINDWFGYLLTPFGNFLFPQKAPDEVQLILKCSCFAIFLLTTLLLLLYYHFYKHISFHPIKKTKEILKSIKSHKTSYQKFSGTACMTLFLFLILANILSDFSRL is encoded by the coding sequence ATGAATCAGAAAACGAATTTGACTTTAGAGCAAAGTTCCAATCGAATTGCAATTATTTTGTTCATTGACCTCTTGGGACAATTTCTTTTAGCAAAGATCTTTCCTGTTTCTTCTTTTAATATTGACCAGTATCTTTATGCAACAATTTTAAATGGCTGTATTTTCATTGTTGCTTCTCAACTCTTATTAAAGACTTCAGTCAAAGAAGTCATCAAACATCAAAAAAAGAGTCATTTTTCTTTGATTGAAAATATTTTATGGATATTTTTTACGGTCTTTTTAAACTTTTCACTCTGTGCTTTATACTCACGGCGAGATGCTCCCCCTATAAATGCGCATCTATCACAGACGTGGCTCTTTCTTTTATTAGCAGTTTTCACAGGATTCTATGAGGAATTTATATTCAGAGGCGTCTTTTTAGAAAATCTATGCGAAAGCAGCGGAAAAGTTTTTGCTGTTATATGGACGACTGTTTTATTTACTTTTATGCATGCAACACAATTTCCTGCACCTTTAATTTTTGGAATTATGATGGGGTGTCTTTCTGTAATGAATGGAAATTTACTGTTGCCGATTGCAGCTCATATTATAAATGATTGGTTCGGATATTTATTGACACCATTTGGTAACTTCTTATTCCCACAAAAAGCACCTGATGAAGTACAGCTCATTCTTAAGTGCAGCTGCTTTGCAATTTTCCTCTTAACCACTTTATTGCTTTTGCTCTATTATCATTTTTATAAGCATATTTCATTTCATCCCATTAAAAAAACAAAAGAGATCCTAAAATCTATTAAAAGTCATAAAACATCCTATCAAAAATTCTCTGGAACTGCCTGTATGACTTTATTTTTGTTTCTAATATTAGCTAATATTCTTAGTGATTTTAGTCGTTTGTAA
- a CDS encoding membrane protein of unknown function (Evidence 5 : Unknown function), translated as MRKPITLIPFQERKSFTGLFRYVLRFIWIPWVIFYSYLAIMILPDLHDRHLSCELNTAFCLLITAIVLRDHSFRMPTALGISRKTQNLAYCAAFAVFAAVFSLTDTFLDWVLSLMSNGQYISFFTMCQQSDSVSAGITLLWQQMTSPYEEIVSAPFFVPALIPIAFLWRFAFYWTFLLLGNFYGSLLYRIGWIWAILLFIVCFAKFSSFSFILTLLPLFFTPMHTWFFIPCAIGTFALLIYISHLLTHHLSIKAT; from the coding sequence ATGCGTAAGCCCATCACTTTAATTCCATTTCAGGAAAGAAAATCATTTACCGGCCTTTTTCGATATGTACTTCGTTTCATTTGGATTCCATGGGTAATTTTTTACAGCTATCTAGCAATTATGATTTTACCAGATCTACATGATCGTCATCTCAGCTGCGAACTAAACACCGCATTCTGTCTGTTGATTACGGCAATCGTGCTGCGTGATCATTCTTTTCGCATGCCGACAGCTCTAGGAATCTCGCGGAAAACCCAAAATCTCGCTTACTGCGCAGCTTTTGCCGTTTTCGCGGCTGTTTTTTCCCTGACCGATACTTTTTTAGACTGGGTTTTATCCCTAATGAGCAATGGACAGTATATCTCCTTTTTCACGATGTGCCAGCAGAGCGACAGTGTTTCCGCCGGAATTACATTGCTGTGGCAGCAAATGACATCACCTTATGAAGAGATCGTATCCGCACCGTTTTTTGTTCCCGCACTGATTCCGATCGCTTTTCTCTGGCGGTTTGCTTTCTATTGGACATTTCTTTTGTTGGGAAATTTTTACGGAAGTCTATTATATCGAATCGGTTGGATATGGGCGATCTTACTCTTCATAGTATGTTTTGCCAAATTTTCTTCTTTTTCTTTCATCCTTACGTTGCTTCCTCTATTCTTTACACCGATGCATACTTGGTTTTTTATTCCCTGTGCAATCGGCACATTTGCCCTTCTCATTTATATTTCTCATTTACTTACCCATCATTTGTCGATCAAAGCAACATGA
- the ytrB gene encoding ABC transporter ATP-binding protein YtrB, giving the protein MSRLILKEVQMEFEKSYLQSTISAEFETGHLYGVLGRNGAGKTTLLNLLSGRKYPSGGAVFLDEEPIWENPTALPKIYYCGNPKDFPATMQVSRLIHWIAALRPAFSPEKAAKLCETFSLPQDARFSSLSTGQKTAFQLAIALSSGAEFILFDEPFLGLDANTRHLFYQELLSVFSKGTITCLFATHWVEEIESILDEILILEKGNLVLKDSCEHLIQNSYQVSGPSELVDRFCSEQKVLQMQTLGGLKTAIILGPQPPALEGLTFSKISLSELVLALTDQKGGASHA; this is encoded by the coding sequence ATGAGCCGTCTCATTCTGAAAGAAGTCCAAATGGAATTTGAAAAAAGCTATTTACAAAGTACAATTTCTGCTGAATTTGAGACTGGCCACCTTTATGGAGTGCTGGGACGCAATGGTGCTGGAAAAACGACTCTGCTAAACCTTCTCTCCGGACGGAAATACCCAAGCGGCGGAGCCGTTTTTCTGGATGAGGAACCTATCTGGGAAAATCCCACAGCACTGCCTAAAATCTATTATTGCGGAAACCCCAAAGACTTTCCAGCTACTATGCAGGTTTCCCGCCTAATTCATTGGATTGCAGCTCTGCGCCCTGCTTTTTCGCCAGAAAAGGCTGCAAAGCTTTGCGAAACGTTTAGTTTACCACAGGATGCTCGTTTTTCATCGCTTTCCACCGGGCAAAAAACAGCTTTTCAATTAGCGATTGCCCTTTCCAGCGGCGCTGAATTCATTTTGTTTGATGAGCCTTTTCTTGGATTGGATGCTAATACAAGGCACCTTTTTTATCAAGAGCTGTTGAGTGTTTTCTCAAAAGGAACAATTACTTGTCTCTTTGCGACCCATTGGGTAGAAGAGATCGAATCCATTCTCGATGAAATTCTAATTCTCGAAAAGGGCAACCTTGTTTTAAAAGATTCCTGTGAGCATCTCATTCAGAACAGCTATCAGGTAAGCGGACCATCCGAACTGGTTGATCGTTTTTGCTCGGAACAAAAAGTTTTGCAGATGCAAACTCTCGGCGGCTTAAAAACAGCTATCATTTTGGGACCACAGCCCCCTGCCTTAGAAGGGCTGACTTTCTCAAAGATTTCACTTTCCGAGCTGGTTTTGGCTCTAACCGATCAGAAAGGAGGAGCTTCTCATGCGTAA
- a CDS encoding Transcriptional regulator, GntR family: protein MEIHFESEKPIYLQIAEQLEEAILSGAFPEETQIPSTTEISITFKINPATALKGINLLVDADIIYKKRGLGMFVKVGAKSRILEQHKQAFYQTYIVTLLSEAKTLKISKAELLDMIERGYES from the coding sequence ATGGAAATCCATTTTGAAAGCGAAAAACCCATTTATCTGCAAATTGCTGAACAGTTGGAAGAAGCCATTTTATCCGGTGCCTTTCCGGAAGAAACACAAATTCCCTCCACGACGGAAATCTCCATTACTTTTAAAATAAACCCTGCCACTGCACTAAAAGGAATCAATCTGCTTGTAGACGCAGACATCATCTATAAAAAGCGGGGCCTCGGAATGTTTGTCAAAGTCGGGGCAAAAAGTCGCATTCTGGAGCAGCACAAACAGGCATTTTATCAAACTTATATCGTTACTCTGCTCTCTGAAGCTAAAACGCTGAAAATTTCCAAAGCGGAACTTTTGGATATGATTGAAAGGGGATATGAATCATGA